In the Enterococcus rotai genome, CTACCTCAAGATGAATTTATTGCGATTGGTAAAAAAATTTTATTGGATGAGCGAATACATAATTTAGTTCGGTCTTGGATTCTTGAAGAACTTGTGAGTCTCCATGTTAAAGAAGAAATTGAATTTCTGTGGAGAGATAATAAGAAATATACTGTTATTCCAGCATCGATTGGTGGACCGTTGGATTGTGCGGCATATCAAAGGATTTTATTATTTTTAGAAAAAGAGCTGATCAATGATGATCCTATTTTGCTCGTAGATGTCTTAGAAGAAATCAGATTGCATTTTGCCTTATTATATCCTTTGGCAGATGACATTATCGAAAATCCCAAATTATGGGCAATTAGTTATATTATCTCATATAATCATTCGATTGCTCAAAAATTTCAAATAGATGAAAAGCGCACAGAAATCGAAAAAATTCAGAAAATCCAAAGTAAAATCCGTTTTGAATTGGAGACGATGGTTTTATAAAATTGAAAAAGGAGGCGAAGCAAAACGAATCACTCGTTTTGTTTGCTCCTTTTTTTTGCAGAAATTAGATATATAGTCACGGTTTAGAGTTGTGGGTTAGGAATAATAGCAGAATGAATGAGAGTAAGTAATAAAGAAAAATTCCTCCTTGAATAAAAGTGATAACTAAAAATAAAAGTGGATAATCTATCGTTGTGAACTGGTAAAAATAACGAATGAGAAAAAATTCTGTGAGCGCTAAAAAAATGGAAAGAACCAAAAGTCTCATATGACGCTGACTCAATACGATCAACTGCCTAACTATAATATTTTCGAAAGCTTATAATAACATAAAAAACGATGATTTTTTATCAAGTTTTAATGTAAATCGATAGATAAATGAGAAAATGTATTGACTGTTAGGAAATCCATTCTTATTGTAAAAAAACTGAAATAAAATAAAAAAACATTACAAAAATTGTAATGTTGGAGTGGAAAATATCTCAATGACCAGTTAAGTTATGGCTACATCTGGTTTTAAATTATGCTATAATTCTTTATATAGCACTTTATTAATAAGTAAAAATGATGCGCCCTGAGGGAATCGAACCCCCGTCTCAAGAACCGGAATCTTACGTGATATCCACTACACTAAGGGCGCAAGCACGTTTACTAGTTTAGCTGATAATTTGATAAATTACAAGGGGAAGGACCAAAAAAATGAAATTTGAACAACATTTGTCACAACAACAAAAACAAGTCCAAAAACTTGCAATGACCCAACAATTACAGCAATCGATTCAGATTTTACAATACAATTCAGAAGAACTTTTTGCATACATAGAAGCTAAATCACTGGAAAATCCTTTGATTGATATTCAAACAGAAACGAATTATAATGATTTTCCAAGTGCAGGCAGTCGCACATACACAAATGAAGAAAACAATTATTTGAATCAAATTCCTGATAACCATACGTCACTTTTTGAATATTTGATCGATCAGATTCATTTGAATTATCGGGATACTTATCTGCGAACGCTGGTATTATTTTTAGTTGAATATATTGATTTAAACGGTTACTTGATGATTGACTTAGAGGAAGCAACGCAAAAAACGGGGGCAACATCGATTGAAATGCTTGATGCGTTGACCTTGATTCAGCAACTAGATCCAGCAGGCGTTGGGGCAAGGGATTTACGTGAGTGTTTGCTCTTACAAGTTGAACGAGATGATATGGCACCAGAGTTAGCTTATATTGTGATTGAAGAAGAGTTTGATCATCTAGCCAATCGAAAATGGAGCCTGATTGCTAAAAAATTCGATGTAGCATTATCAGATATCCAAACGATTTTCGATTACATTCAAACCTTAACACCTGCACCTGGCAGTATTTTTGAATCAACTTCGGGATTATATATTCGCCCAGATTTAACCCTACGGATCAACGGTGAGCAATTAAGGGTTATTTCTAATAAAACGGGTACGCCAACGATTCAGTTTCAACAAGCTTACTTTGAACGAATGGAAGCAACAGATGACAAAGAAGTACAGGACTATATTAAGGAAAAGAAAAATGAATTTGAATGGTTGGAAAAAACAATTATTCAACGTGGAGATACGATTTTAAGAGTCGGTACAGAAATCGTTCAGCGCCAACCAGAATTTTTCTTTAAAGAAGATCGTCCGTTAAAACCAATGACGTTAAAAGAAATTGCGGAAGCGTTGGATATTCACGAATCCACAGTTAGCCGAACGGTTAATGGGAAATACTTGGAAACAGAATTTGGTGTTTTTGAATTACGTTCATTTTTCTCTCACGGTTTATCAAATGATAATACTGGAGAAGAAACGTCCACTAGCAGTATCAAAAAACAACTACAAGCTTTAGTAGATAACGAAAATAAAGCCAAACCGCTCTCTGATCAGAAACTAGTTGAATTGTTAAAAGAACAGGAAATCAAGATTTCTCGCCGAACGGTTACCAAATATAGAGAAGCATTGGGAATCCCTGCTTCGTCTAAACGAAAACGATATGATGATTAAAAAAACGTCTAACTTTTGAGTTTTACTCAAAGGATTAGACGTTTTTTAATCGATCAAGGTTGCCAAACCAAGTGTTCAGAAGGTAAACCATCTTCTATTCCTTGCCAGACAGAGACAAAGTGATTTTTTTCTAAAAGGTGTTTCGATGCACCATTTTTAGGGTCGATTATAGCGTAAAGAGTAGCTTGCGATAGTTGCTCTGATTGTCTTACTAAGTTTAATAAATGAGCTATTATTTTTGTCGCATAACCTTTTCCCCAGTGTTCAGGTAAAATCATGTAGCCAATCTCGATTTTACTTTCTTCATCCCAAGATAATTTTCCAAAGCCAATATAAATATCTTGATCAAAGATTTTATAGTAGCCTGTTTGATCATTATGGCTGGCATTGTAGGCTAAGATTTTTTTGAAATTCTCAATCGCTTCATTTTCTGGTTCTGCTTTTTCAGTAATATAACGCATGACACGAATGTCTTGAGTCAAAATAGAATAAAGCTGTTGATCATTTTCTTGGTAGAAATCGAATGTCAATGGTTTAGTGTGGAGCATTAGTATATACCTCCTAAGGAATAGCTTTTTAGTATAATTTGTTTTTTAGCCTAAATGGATTATTTATCTTATCAAAGAATATGATCAAATAGGGTATTTATTGTTACGATCAGCAGATACGCCACAGCAATTTTTTTATGTCCAACAAAAAAAGTAAGACAAGCAACACCACCAAATAGAATGATTTCAACTAAAATTCGTTCAACTTCACTTAAACGGTTTGGGGATAGAGGAGCCATGTACTTACCCCAAAACAGAACTGTACAAAGGGGGAGAACAATACTAAATATAATTTTTAAAGCAAGTATTCTGAATGTAAGTGTCCCGGCTAATAATAGACCAATTGTGATTAATTCAAGTATGAAACGAATGCTGTCATTGAGTTGTTTGATTATTGGAATCACCTCTTTTCCACAGGACGGTTAATAGATTGTTTCTATCATAACACTGGAGTTAAGGTAAGAGTCAATATAAAACAACAAAAGTAAAGATACAAAATAGTAATTAAGGTCTCAGACTTATTTCAACCTATGGTGTTTATAACTTTATTAGTAGTATTATAGCACCCTCGAAAGGCAATACAAACAGGGGCATAGAGCTTCAAGGGACGATAAAAAAGCTGCCCCATCATAATAGAAGGGACAGCTTTATGCAATAAGCCACCTGACGGATTCGAACCGTCGACCCCCACCTTACCATGGTGGTGCTCTACCAGCTGAGCTAAGGCGGCAACATAAGTAATACAGATAACAGATTACCTTAGAAAGAGTGGTTTGTCAATCAATTTCCGCATTCGACTGTGGAGAAAAAAATGTGATAATTGTTATATAATGAAAGATGAATACGATTTTATAGTCAAACTTTTCATTGACACTAGTCAACAACTCTTGCTAAACTAAAACAAAGGGGAGAAGATAAATATGTTTATTGTATGGGGTAGTAAAGGATTTGAACAAGATTTAGGAGATACGGTGATTCAATGTGACTGTAGCCATTGTAACAACGAGGTGGTTATGCAGGGAAAACAAATCGGACGAAAATTCACGTTATTTTGGATTCCACTTTTTACAACATCATCTAGTCATTATCTACTATGTCCAATTTGCGGATATGGTAAAGAGTTATCTAAAGATGTTTTGGCGCAATACCTAGTTAGTACTGCTGAAACAATCACCGAATAAAAAATTAAAAAAAAGATTTGACATGGAATTTATTTTCCAGTAGAATACAACGTAACAACAAATGAATAACAGTCCGTTGAAGAGAAGAGTAAATTTGGACGTGCTTCACAAGAGAGTCTCGGTTGGTGAAAAGAGATAAGCGCATAAGAATTGAAGATGGCCTCATGAGGACAAGCTGTTGATAAGTAAGCAGCTTCGGGAAAGCACCCGTTATCAAAGCGACAAGTTATAAGACTTGGTCTAAGAAAAGTAATGAGGATTACTTTAAAACAAAGGTGGTACCGCGATTATTCGCCCTTTACTAGCATAAGCTGGTAGAGGGCTTTTTGTATGTTGAATAATACAAGACTGACGAAGGAAGTATGGATCCTTCAAATAACTAAATGAAATGAATAAAGCAATGAGATGGAAAGTACAGATGAAACGATATCTAACAGAGAGCTTGGGTAGCTGAAAACAAGCGGTAAACGACATCTAGAAAATGGCCATTGAGCAGCGCTTCGAGTGAATCATTCATAAGACAGCGACGGATGTACCCGTTATAGTACTAGAGTATAAGCGATCACAGATTGCCGTACTTGATGAGGATATCTATGTGAGTGGATATCAAATAGAGGTGGTAGCACGCAAAAGCGTCCTCAAATGTATAGTTTTATACATTTGAGGATGCTTTTTTCTTTTTAGAACTAACCATAATGGAGGGATGATAAGATGAAGAAAAAGTTAATCAGTCTAGTGTTGATCGTAATGGGGATTGTTGGAATTACAGCGTGTGGTAAGAATGATAAGGTAGCATCAGACCCAGACAAAGCAGTGCCAATCGTTCGAGTCGGAACCTCACCTGGTCCGTATAGTGAATTATTCTTAGAAGCAGTTAAACCGATTCTAGAAAAAGAAGGCTATCAAATAGAACAAACTGAATTTACAGAATTGATTCAAGCTGACGTAGCAATAACAGAAGGTGCCATTGATTTAAATGTAGATCAGCACACTGCTTATCTAAACAACTTTAACGAGAATAAAGGAACGAACTTAGTTGGAATCACACCAATTCCTACTGTCCCGGCTGGGTTGTTCCCAGGAAAGAAAAGCGCATTAAATGACGTAAAAACAGGAGACAAAATCGGGATTCCAGATGATGCGTCGAATACAGCACGAGCGTTCAATCTACTGCAAAAAGCTGGTTGGATTGAATTAGAAGCAGGTGTTGATCCAGTTAAAGCGACTAAAGAAGATATTGTGAGCAATCCAAAAAATCTGGAACTGATTCAAATGTCATCCGCTCAAATACCTCGAAGTTTAGCAGATTTAGATTTTGCCGTAATACCAGGAAGTATTGTTTATAGTGCCAAGCTAGATCCTAAAGATAGTTTACTCTCAGAAGATGTGTTAAAAGAATACGAATTAGTTGCAACAATTGATGAAAAAAATTCAAAAAGCGACTGGGCCCAAGCGGTGGTAAAAGCGTATCATTCCGATGAGTTTAAAAAATATTTGAACGAACATAATCAAGGGAATTATTGGTTTATTCCAAAAGAACTACAGGAGGAACAAAAATGATCGAATTAAAAAATATAGATGTCACCTTTTATCAAAAAAAACAGCAAATCGATGCAGTAAGAAATGTCACCTTAACCATTGAAAAAGAAGATGTATTTGGCATTGTCGGTTATTCAGGAGCTGGCAAAAGTACATTGGTGCGGGTAATCAACTTACTGCAGCGACCAACATCGGGTGAAGTCATTATTAACAATCAAAATATTTTAGGCTTTTCACCGAAAGAACTAAGAGCTCAACGTAAAAAAATCGGGATGATTTTCCAGCACTTTAATCTGATGAAGGAGCGAACGATTTTTGCTAATGTTGATTTTTCACTAAAGTATTCTGGTTTATCCAAAGAACAGCGAAAAGAAAAAATCGAACGTTTGCTTGAGCTAGTAGGTCTTTCAGAGAAAAAAGATGCCTACCCTAGCCAGTTATCTGGTGGACAGAAGCAGCGGGTAGCGATTGCTAGAGCTTTAGCAAATGATCCAGAAATTTTATTGTGCGATGAAGCAACGAGTGCATTAGATCCAAAAACAACGATTCAGATTTTAGAGTTATTAAAGAAATTAAATAAAGAACTCGGCTTAACAATTGTTTTGATCACGCATGAAATGCAGGTCGTAAAAGAAATTTGTAACAAAGTAGCTGTGATGGAAGATGGACAAGTGATTGAACAAAATGATATTGTTTCGATTTTTAGCCAACCAAAAGAAGCCTTGACGAAGGACTTTATCCGAACAGCGACACATATTGACCAAGCCTTGGAGACGATTATTCAACATCCTAGTTTGACTGATTTGGGTGGGAATGAAGTGTTGGTAGAAATTTCTTATGTAGGGGAACAAACAAGTGAACCATTGATTGCACAGCTGTATAGCAAATACCATGTTGTGACGAATATTTTGTACGGCAATGTAGAGATCTTGCAGCAAGTGCCAATTGGCAATTTGATCGTGATTCTTTCGGGAGAAGAAACACAACGAGAAAAGGCAATAGACTTTTTACAACAACAAGGGGTAAAAATCAAAATCTTGAAAACAAGTGAATCAAAAGAAAATGTTATCCCATTACATGTTATCTAAAGCGAGAAAGTAGAAGGAGTGACTTACATGCAGGAATTTTTACAACAGTATTTTCCAAATGTCCTATTACTAAAACAGGAATTTATTGATAGCACGATCGAAACACTATATATGGTCTTTTGGACAGCCATTATCGCAGGAATTTTAGGCACATTACTTGGGGTTGTGCTAGTGGCAACAGGACCTGAGGGGATTTTAAAAAACAGTGTGCTTTATAATATTTTAGAAAAAATCATCAACGTTTGTAGATCCATCCCTTTTATCATCATGCTGGCATTGATTCAGCCGATCACTCGTTTTTTAACAGGAACAACGATTGGGACAACGGCGGCTTTAGTGCCACTGGTGATAGGAGTGATTCCATTTTTTGCACGTCAGATCGAAAATGCGTTATTAGAAGTTGATCCAGGTGTTGTTGAAGCAGCAGAATCAATGGGAACGAGTCCTTTGGGCATTATTTTTAGAGTGTATTTAATTGAAGGATTACCAAGTATCATTCGAGTGTCGTCCGTTACGATCATCAATTTGATTGGTTTGACCGCAATGGCTGGTGCAATTGGTGCAGGTGGGTTAGGAAATTTAGCAATTACTAGAGGTTATAATCGATTCCAAACAGACGTTACAGTTGTCGCAACATTGATTATTTTAGTCTTAGTTTTTGCCAGTCAGTTTATTAGTAACACATTGATCAAGAAAACATCACATTAAAAAATAGTTGAAATGAGGAAAATAAAAATGAAAAAAACAATCAAAATTATCGGATTAGCATTAACAATTGGTTTTGTATTAGCAGGGTGTTCTGCAGGAAGTGCTAAAAGTGAAAAAAATGAAGTCGTAAAATTAGGGGTCGTTGGTGCGAATAATGAAGTATTAGAATCTGTAAAAGAACGTTTAAAAGATGAAGGCATCGACTTACAGCTTGTAGAGTTTTCTGACTATACCCAACCAAATGCGGCATTAGCTGAAAAAGAAATCGACTTAAATTCGTTCCAACATCAAATTTTCTTGGATAACTATAATACAGAACACAAAACAGAGCTTGTGTCTATCGGAAATACGGTTAGTGCACCATTAGGGATTTACTCATCTAAAATTAAAGATGTCAAAGAATTAAAAACAGATGCTGAAATCGCCATTCCAAATGATGCTACAAATGGTGGACGGGCATTATTGTTATTACAAAGTGCTGGATTGATCAAAGTAGATCCTGCTAAGAAACAAACTCCGACAGTCAGTGATGTCACTGAAAATAAATTAAACTTAAAAATCACAGAATTAGATGCTTCTCAAACAGCTAGGGCGTTGCAAGATATCGATGCTTCTGTGATCAATAGCGGGATGGCTGTGGATGCAGGGTTTGTCCCAACGAAAGATGCGATTTTCTTAGAACCTGTGGATGAAACATCAAAACCGTATGTCAATATCATTGTTGCTCGTGAAGCGGATAAAGACAATAAAACGTACAATAAAGTAGTGGACACGTATCAACAAGAAGAAACGAAAAAAGTGATCGAAGAAACATCAAAAGGATCAAGTATCCCAGCTTGGGAAACATTCGGTAAAAAATAAGAGGAGGACGAATAAATGACGATAGTGACAAAA is a window encoding:
- the rpoN gene encoding RNA polymerase factor sigma-54, whose product is MKFEQHLSQQQKQVQKLAMTQQLQQSIQILQYNSEELFAYIEAKSLENPLIDIQTETNYNDFPSAGSRTYTNEENNYLNQIPDNHTSLFEYLIDQIHLNYRDTYLRTLVLFLVEYIDLNGYLMIDLEEATQKTGATSIEMLDALTLIQQLDPAGVGARDLRECLLLQVERDDMAPELAYIVIEEEFDHLANRKWSLIAKKFDVALSDIQTIFDYIQTLTPAPGSIFESTSGLYIRPDLTLRINGEQLRVISNKTGTPTIQFQQAYFERMEATDDKEVQDYIKEKKNEFEWLEKTIIQRGDTILRVGTEIVQRQPEFFFKEDRPLKPMTLKEIAEALDIHESTVSRTVNGKYLETEFGVFELRSFFSHGLSNDNTGEETSTSSIKKQLQALVDNENKAKPLSDQKLVELLKEQEIKISRRTVTKYREALGIPASSKRKRYDD
- a CDS encoding GNAT family N-acetyltransferase; translation: MLHTKPLTFDFYQENDQQLYSILTQDIRVMRYITEKAEPENEAIENFKKILAYNASHNDQTGYYKIFDQDIYIGFGKLSWDEESKIEIGYMILPEHWGKGYATKIIAHLLNLVRQSEQLSQATLYAIIDPKNGASKHLLEKNHFVSVWQGIEDGLPSEHLVWQP
- a CDS encoding YrdB family protein, which codes for MIPIIKQLNDSIRFILELITIGLLLAGTLTFRILALKIIFSIVLPLCTVLFWGKYMAPLSPNRLSEVERILVEIILFGGVACLTFFVGHKKIAVAYLLIVTINTLFDHIL
- a CDS encoding zinc-ribbon domain-containing protein; this translates as MFIVWGSKGFEQDLGDTVIQCDCSHCNNEVVMQGKQIGRKFTLFWIPLFTTSSSHYLLCPICGYGKELSKDVLAQYLVSTAETITE
- a CDS encoding MetQ/NlpA family ABC transporter substrate-binding protein, which gives rise to MKKKLISLVLIVMGIVGITACGKNDKVASDPDKAVPIVRVGTSPGPYSELFLEAVKPILEKEGYQIEQTEFTELIQADVAITEGAIDLNVDQHTAYLNNFNENKGTNLVGITPIPTVPAGLFPGKKSALNDVKTGDKIGIPDDASNTARAFNLLQKAGWIELEAGVDPVKATKEDIVSNPKNLELIQMSSAQIPRSLADLDFAVIPGSIVYSAKLDPKDSLLSEDVLKEYELVATIDEKNSKSDWAQAVVKAYHSDEFKKYLNEHNQGNYWFIPKELQEEQK
- a CDS encoding methionine ABC transporter ATP-binding protein, coding for MIELKNIDVTFYQKKQQIDAVRNVTLTIEKEDVFGIVGYSGAGKSTLVRVINLLQRPTSGEVIINNQNILGFSPKELRAQRKKIGMIFQHFNLMKERTIFANVDFSLKYSGLSKEQRKEKIERLLELVGLSEKKDAYPSQLSGGQKQRVAIARALANDPEILLCDEATSALDPKTTIQILELLKKLNKELGLTIVLITHEMQVVKEICNKVAVMEDGQVIEQNDIVSIFSQPKEALTKDFIRTATHIDQALETIIQHPSLTDLGGNEVLVEISYVGEQTSEPLIAQLYSKYHVVTNILYGNVEILQQVPIGNLIVILSGEETQREKAIDFLQQQGVKIKILKTSESKENVIPLHVI
- a CDS encoding methionine ABC transporter permease translates to MQEFLQQYFPNVLLLKQEFIDSTIETLYMVFWTAIIAGILGTLLGVVLVATGPEGILKNSVLYNILEKIINVCRSIPFIIMLALIQPITRFLTGTTIGTTAALVPLVIGVIPFFARQIENALLEVDPGVVEAAESMGTSPLGIIFRVYLIEGLPSIIRVSSVTIINLIGLTAMAGAIGAGGLGNLAITRGYNRFQTDVTVVATLIILVLVFASQFISNTLIKKTSH
- a CDS encoding MetQ/NlpA family ABC transporter substrate-binding protein is translated as MKKTIKIIGLALTIGFVLAGCSAGSAKSEKNEVVKLGVVGANNEVLESVKERLKDEGIDLQLVEFSDYTQPNAALAEKEIDLNSFQHQIFLDNYNTEHKTELVSIGNTVSAPLGIYSSKIKDVKELKTDAEIAIPNDATNGGRALLLLQSAGLIKVDPAKKQTPTVSDVTENKLNLKITELDASQTARALQDIDASVINSGMAVDAGFVPTKDAIFLEPVDETSKPYVNIIVAREADKDNKTYNKVVDTYQQEETKKVIEETSKGSSIPAWETFGKK